The Bacteroides acidifaciens genome includes a region encoding these proteins:
- a CDS encoding ribonuclease Z, which translates to MEKFELHILGCGSALPTTRHFATSQVVNLREKLFMIDCGEGAQMQLRRSRLKFSRLNHIFISHLHGDHCFGLLGLISTFGLLGRTADLHIHSPKGLEELFAPMLAFFCKTLSYKVFFHEFETKEPTLIYDDRSVTVTTIPLKHRIPCCGFLFEEKQRPNHIIRDMVDFYKVPVYELNRIKNGADFVTPEGEVIPNSRLTRPSAPARKYAYCSDTIYRPVIAEQIKNVDLLFHEATFAQGEQIRAKETYHTTAAQAAQLALDANVGQLVIGHFSARYEDESILLNEASAIFPQTILAKENLCIDVDGGTEYEK; encoded by the coding sequence ATGGAAAAATTTGAGTTACATATATTAGGGTGCGGCTCTGCTTTGCCTACCACACGACATTTTGCGACTTCCCAAGTGGTCAACCTGCGCGAAAAACTATTTATGATTGATTGTGGGGAAGGTGCACAAATGCAATTACGTCGTTCCCGGCTGAAATTTTCCCGATTGAACCATATCTTTATCTCCCATTTGCATGGCGACCATTGTTTTGGCTTGTTGGGACTGATTTCAACATTCGGTCTGTTGGGCAGGACAGCCGATTTGCATATCCATTCCCCGAAAGGACTTGAAGAGTTGTTTGCTCCGATGCTTGCCTTCTTTTGCAAGACGCTGTCTTACAAGGTGTTCTTCCATGAATTTGAGACGAAGGAACCGACCCTTATTTATGATGACCGTTCGGTGACTGTAACTACGATTCCTTTGAAGCACCGTATTCCTTGTTGCGGCTTCCTTTTTGAAGAAAAACAACGCCCCAATCATATTATCAGAGATATGGTAGACTTTTATAAAGTCCCTGTCTATGAGTTGAACCGTATCAAAAACGGAGCGGACTTTGTTACTCCCGAAGGAGAGGTAATTCCTAACTCACGCTTGACCCGCCCTTCGGCTCCGGCACGGAAATATGCGTATTGTTCCGATACAATTTATCGCCCGGTGATTGCGGAACAAATCAAGAATGTAGACTTGCTTTTCCATGAAGCGACTTTTGCGCAGGGAGAGCAGATACGGGCTAAAGAAACTTATCATACAACAGCCGCGCAAGCCGCGCAACTTGCTTTGGATGCCAATGTGGGACAGTTGGTGATTGGACATTTTTCTGCCCGTTATGAGGATGAATCCATTTTGCTCAATGAGGCGTCCGCCATTTTCCCGCAAACAATTTTGGCGAAAGAGAACTTATGTATCGACGTTGATGGAGGAACAGAATATGAAAAGTAA
- the rpsA gene encoding 30S ribosomal protein S1 produces MENLKNVAPIEDFNWDAYENGEAVTSVSHEELEKAYDGTLNKVNDREVVDGTVIAMNKREVVVNIGYKSDGIIPLNEFRYNPDLKVGDTVEVYIENQEDKKGQLVLSHRKARATRSWDRVNAALENEEIIKGYIKCRTKGGMIVDVFGIEAFLPGSQIDVKPIRDYDVFVGKTMEFKVVKINQEFKNVVVSHKALIEAELEQQKKEIIGKLEKGQVLEGTVKNITSYGVFIDLGGVDGLIHITDLSWGRVSDPKEVVELDQKLNVVILDFDDEKKRIALGLKQLTPHPWDALDTDLKVGDKVNGKVVVMADYGAFIEIAAGVEGLIHVSEMSWSQHLRSAQDFMKVGDEVEAVVLTLDREERKMSLGIKQLKQDPWETIEEKYPVGSKHTAKVRNFTNFGVFVEIEEGVDGLIHISDLSWTKKVKHPSEFTQIGADIEVQVLEIDKENRRLSLGHKQLEENPWDVFETLFTVGSVHEGTIIEMLDKGAVVALPYGVEGFATPKHLVKEDGAQAQLDEKLEFKVIEFNKDAKRIILSHSRIFEDVAKAEERAEKKAASGAKKSSGNGKREDSPMIQNQAASTTLGDIDALAALKEQLEGKK; encoded by the coding sequence ATGGAAAACTTAAAGAACGTAGCTCCTATTGAAGATTTCAACTGGGATGCTTATGAAAATGGCGAAGCGGTAACAAGCGTAAGCCACGAAGAATTAGAAAAAGCTTACGACGGTACGCTTAACAAAGTTAACGACCGTGAGGTTGTTGACGGAACCGTAATCGCAATGAACAAGCGTGAAGTAGTTGTGAACATCGGTTACAAATCAGACGGTATCATCCCTTTGAATGAATTCCGTTACAATCCTGACCTGAAAGTAGGTGATACAGTAGAAGTGTATATCGAAAACCAGGAAGACAAAAAAGGACAGCTCGTTCTGTCACACAGAAAAGCCCGCGCTACTCGTTCTTGGGATCGCGTGAACGCTGCTCTGGAAAATGAAGAAATTATCAAGGGTTACATCAAGTGCCGCACTAAGGGTGGTATGATCGTTGACGTATTCGGAATCGAAGCATTCTTGCCGGGTTCTCAGATCGACGTTAAACCGATCCGCGACTATGATGTATTCGTTGGCAAAACTATGGAATTCAAAGTTGTTAAAATCAACCAGGAATTCAAAAACGTTGTTGTATCTCACAAAGCTCTTATCGAAGCTGAACTGGAACAACAGAAGAAAGAAATCATCGGTAAACTCGAAAAAGGACAAGTTCTTGAAGGAACTGTTAAAAATATCACATCTTACGGTGTATTCATCGACCTTGGCGGCGTAGACGGTTTGATTCACATCACTGACCTTTCTTGGGGACGCGTTAGCGATCCGAAAGAAGTTGTTGAACTGGATCAGAAACTTAACGTTGTTATCCTTGACTTCGATGACGAAAAGAAACGTATCGCTCTGGGTCTGAAACAACTGACTCCGCACCCATGGGATGCTCTTGACACTGACTTGAAGGTTGGTGACAAGGTGAACGGTAAAGTTGTCGTTATGGCTGACTACGGTGCATTCATCGAAATCGCTGCCGGCGTAGAAGGTTTGATCCACGTTTCAGAAATGTCTTGGAGCCAACACCTGCGTTCTGCTCAAGACTTCATGAAGGTAGGCGACGAAGTAGAAGCTGTTGTTCTTACACTCGACCGCGAAGAACGTAAGATGTCTTTGGGTATCAAACAACTGAAACAAGATCCATGGGAAACTATCGAAGAGAAGTATCCTGTAGGTTCTAAACATACTGCAAAAGTACGTAACTTCACTAACTTCGGTGTATTCGTAGAAATCGAAGAAGGTGTAGACGGCTTGATCCACATCTCTGACCTTTCTTGGACTAAGAAAGTGAAACATCCGTCAGAATTTACTCAGATTGGTGCTGACATCGAAGTTCAGGTATTGGAAATCGACAAAGAAAACCGTCGCTTGAGCCTTGGTCACAAACAACTCGAAGAAAATCCTTGGGATGTATTCGAAACTTTATTTACAGTAGGTTCTGTACACGAAGGTACTATCATCGAAATGTTGGATAAGGGTGCTGTTGTAGCTCTTCCTTACGGTGTAGAAGGTTTCGCAACTCCGAAACACCTTGTAAAAGAAGATGGTGCACAAGCTCAGTTGGATGAAAAACTTGAATTCAAAGTAATCGAGTTCAACAAAGACGCTAAGAGAATCATCCTGTCTCACAGCCGTATCTTCGAAGATGTTGCTAAAGCAGAAGAAAGAGCAGAAAAGAAAGCTGCTTCCGGTGCTAAGAAATCATCAGGCAATGGCAAGAGAGAAGATTCTCCGATGATTCAAAACCAGGCTGCTTCAACTACGCTGGGCGATATCGACGCTCTGGCTGCATTGAAAGAACAGTTGGAAGGAAAGAAATAA
- a CDS encoding DUF3320 domain-containing protein produces the protein MDERLDKVKVQFGYLPLINFAIQQNSVPVIHQLSIENITSAPLKDIQVQITAEPAFGNTVPTAIEQIPANSTVSLQSLNLTLSANYFTQLTERLSGNLKLEITSEETLIFTRTYPIDILAYDQWSGLNVLPEMLAAFITPNHTAILPIIKRAAAILGQWTDSPSLDEYQSRNPDRVRKQMAAIYTAISEQQIIYSTVPASFEEYGQHVRLADSVMAQKLGTCLDMSLLYASCLEAIGLNALVIITQGHAFAGAWLVPETFPDPTIDDVSLLTKRTAEGIYDITLVETTCMNMGHQSDFDDAVKKADGKLKEGTHFILAVDVKRTRHSGIRPIPQRILHGQTWEIDENSLTIQKNTVHITPQSINPYDLSGSDIQTAITKQLIWERRLLDLSLRNNLLNIRITKNTLQLIPANLASLEDALADGEEFRILHRPADWESPAMEFGIYSSVSESNPIVDFVNSELSQKRLRFYLSENDLGKALTHLYRSSRTSIEENGANTLYLALGLLKWYETPSSERPRYAPILLLPVEIIRKSAARGYVIRSREEETMMNITLLEMLRQNFSISVPGLDPLPTDGSGVNVKLIYSIIRNCIKNQRKWDVEEQAILGIFSFNKFIMWNDIHNNAHKLVQNKIVSSLINGKIEWEAATEEVDASYMDKQLSPADIVLPIIADSSQLEAIYEAVHDQTFILHGPPGTGKSQTITNIIANALYKGKRVLFVAEKMAALSVVQNRLAAIGLAPFCLEIHSNKTKKSAVISQLKKTTEIIRQTPPEEFKKEAERLLGLRAELNKYIEALHKEYPFGISLYDAIIRFQSSDAKPCFDIPLFYLDTLDKETFTQWEEAIEVLVRTANACGHPNRHPLKGISISEYSSAGKDEAFLTLTYFINLLKAIQQQLTAFSILLTDTEMHPTRTDFQTIANIIRNILDIPELTPGLLTLPSLNETLDEYREVVNHGRKRDELRKTIETGFTKEILQANAKIMLAEWNRVSALWFIPRYFGQRKIKKALHVYALKAIEPDTIKPLLHQIVQYQEEAEAVQKYASQLPALFGRFGKNEDWNTIEQIINDMVSLHSHLLSYSKDIAKVSQIKRNLSVQLAEGIQTFRDIHGHSLNEIYRYSNELMNIEHKLSGTLGISTVELYINSIDWINTGISKAQTWKENLDKLKDWYQWLQAYRTLDRLTIGFIAAEYKEKNIPTAQLASSFYKSFYQAAIQYIISKEPTLELFNGKIFNDIIAKYKLISTQFEETTKKELFARLASNIPSFTHEAIQSSEVGILQKNIRNNARGISIRKLFDQIPTLLSRMCPCMLMSPLSVAQFIDTDADKFDLVVFDEASQMPTYEAVGAIARGKNVVIVGDPKQMPPTNFFSVNTTDEENIEMEDLESILDDCLALSIPSKYLLWHYRSKHESLIAFSNSEYYDNKLMTFPSPDNIESKVRMVNINGYYDKGKSRQNRAEAQAVVDEIARRLRNDELRKKSIGVVTFSIVQQALIEDLLSDLFIFHPELETLALECEEPLFIKNLENVQGDERDVILFSVGYGPDAAGRVSMNFGPLNRAGGERRLNVAVSRARYEMIIYSTLRSDMIDLNRTSSIGVAGLKRFLEYAERGTRNVINSSDNSLSETSASIENIIADKLRSLGYTVHTDIGCSGYKIDIGIVDTQNKSNYQLGIICDGKNYKRTKTARDREIVQNNVLKALGWNICRIWTMDWWKKPDEVIASIQEAISQKKDSKASNETYNVKTNTIPAVITEEKQDKESVSTPEGNTNELSFLLKASPVTAEKQPTAVPVAPSRQQKYKSAEVTPDKYLPEDFFLTESSPILTSQIRKIIENEAPVSKSLLCKKILSEWGISRLGPRIEAHIDAILDTQNICRTEHDGYVYCWKDKEQCYSYSAYRPVSDRDVTDIPPEEIANAIRQILTDSISLPAADLVKACAQTFGFPRMGSTIDAAMQRGIREAVKRDYAKMENERVTIAS, from the coding sequence ATGGACGAGAGATTGGACAAAGTCAAGGTACAATTCGGCTATTTGCCGCTCATTAATTTTGCGATACAACAAAACAGTGTACCGGTCATTCATCAACTTTCCATTGAGAACATAACCTCTGCCCCGCTAAAAGACATACAAGTACAAATCACAGCGGAACCGGCTTTCGGCAATACTGTCCCAACAGCTATCGAACAGATTCCGGCTAACAGTACGGTATCTCTGCAATCGCTCAATCTCACGTTATCGGCCAACTATTTCACGCAACTGACCGAACGTTTATCCGGCAACCTGAAATTAGAAATCACTTCCGAGGAAACGCTGATATTTACCCGGACTTATCCTATCGACATTTTGGCTTATGACCAATGGAGCGGACTCAATGTGCTCCCCGAAATGCTGGCCGCCTTTATTACTCCCAACCACACGGCTATCTTACCTATTATAAAAAGGGCGGCTGCCATCTTAGGACAGTGGACGGACAGCCCGTCTCTTGACGAATATCAGAGCCGCAACCCGGACAGGGTAAGAAAACAAATGGCGGCTATTTATACCGCCATCTCAGAACAGCAGATTATATACAGCACCGTTCCCGCAAGTTTTGAGGAGTACGGGCAGCATGTCCGGCTGGCAGATTCCGTGATGGCCCAGAAGTTGGGAACTTGCCTGGATATGTCCTTGCTCTATGCTTCGTGCCTGGAAGCTATCGGGCTGAACGCGCTTGTCATCATTACCCAAGGGCATGCTTTCGCAGGAGCCTGGCTAGTGCCGGAGACTTTTCCCGACCCTACGATAGATGATGTTTCTTTATTAACCAAAAGGACGGCGGAAGGAATCTACGATATCACTTTAGTAGAAACGACCTGTATGAACATGGGGCATCAGTCCGACTTCGACGATGCCGTGAAGAAAGCGGACGGCAAACTGAAAGAGGGTACTCATTTCATACTTGCGGTAGATGTAAAAAGAACGAGACATTCGGGAATCCGCCCTATCCCCCAACGCATATTGCACGGACAGACTTGGGAAATAGACGAAAACTCACTGACTATTCAGAAGAATACGGTTCATATTACCCCGCAAAGTATCAATCCTTATGATTTATCAGGCAGCGATATCCAGACAGCCATAACCAAACAGTTAATATGGGAAAGGCGGCTCCTCGATTTAAGCCTGCGCAATAACCTGCTGAATATCCGTATTACTAAAAATACGCTCCAACTTATCCCGGCAAATCTTGCCAGTCTGGAAGATGCTTTGGCAGACGGGGAAGAGTTCCGTATCCTGCACCGCCCTGCCGACTGGGAAAGTCCGGCTATGGAGTTCGGCATCTATTCCTCTGTTTCCGAGTCCAATCCGATTGTCGATTTTGTCAATTCGGAGCTTTCGCAGAAAAGATTACGTTTTTACTTATCCGAGAATGATTTAGGCAAGGCATTGACGCATCTCTACCGTTCTTCGCGGACATCTATTGAAGAGAACGGAGCTAATACGCTTTATCTTGCGTTGGGATTGCTGAAATGGTATGAGACTCCTTCCAGCGAACGCCCGCGTTATGCGCCGATACTGCTGCTGCCGGTCGAAATCATCCGCAAATCGGCAGCTAGAGGATATGTCATCCGTTCCCGCGAAGAGGAAACTATGATGAATATTACATTATTGGAGATGCTCCGCCAAAACTTCAGCATCAGCGTGCCCGGATTAGACCCGTTGCCTACCGACGGAAGCGGTGTGAACGTAAAGCTAATCTACTCCATCATCCGGAACTGCATCAAGAACCAACGCAAATGGGATGTTGAAGAACAAGCCATTTTGGGCATATTCTCTTTCAATAAGTTCATCATGTGGAATGATATTCACAACAACGCCCACAAACTGGTTCAGAACAAGATTGTATCCAGCCTCATCAACGGAAAGATAGAATGGGAAGCTGCTACGGAAGAGGTAGACGCAAGCTACATGGACAAGCAACTGTCTCCTGCCGATATCGTATTGCCTATCATCGCCGATTCTTCCCAATTGGAAGCCATATACGAAGCGGTGCACGACCAAACTTTTATCCTGCACGGCCCACCGGGAACAGGAAAATCACAAACAATCACCAATATTATCGCCAACGCGCTTTATAAAGGAAAGCGAGTGCTGTTCGTCGCAGAAAAGATGGCTGCCCTCTCCGTTGTTCAAAACAGATTGGCTGCCATCGGTCTTGCTCCGTTCTGTCTGGAAATCCACTCCAACAAAACGAAGAAATCTGCGGTTATCTCACAATTGAAAAAGACGACTGAAATTATCAGGCAGACGCCACCCGAAGAATTCAAGAAAGAAGCGGAACGCTTACTTGGTTTACGGGCAGAGTTGAATAAATACATCGAAGCCTTACATAAAGAGTATCCGTTCGGCATTTCATTATATGATGCCATTATCCGTTTTCAATCATCAGATGCCAAGCCTTGTTTCGATATTCCCCTATTCTATTTGGATACATTGGATAAAGAAACATTTACCCAATGGGAAGAAGCCATTGAAGTTTTGGTACGAACAGCCAATGCGTGCGGACACCCTAACCGGCATCCGTTGAAGGGTATCTCTATTTCAGAATATTCTTCTGCCGGAAAAGACGAAGCTTTCCTGACACTCACTTACTTTATCAACTTGCTAAAAGCTATCCAACAGCAACTAACCGCATTCTCCATTCTTCTGACGGATACGGAAATGCATCCCACACGCACTGACTTTCAAACGATTGCGAACATTATCCGAAACATACTTGATATTCCCGAACTTACTCCCGGATTATTGACTCTTCCATCACTGAACGAGACTCTTGATGAATATCGCGAAGTAGTGAACCATGGGCGTAAACGTGACGAACTAAGAAAGACGATTGAAACCGGATTCACTAAAGAAATCCTGCAAGCAAACGCCAAAATAATGTTAGCCGAGTGGAACCGGGTATCTGCCCTGTGGTTTATTCCCAGATATTTCGGACAAAGAAAAATAAAGAAGGCACTCCATGTATATGCGCTGAAAGCCATCGAGCCGGATACCATCAAACCGTTGCTCCACCAGATTGTCCAATATCAGGAAGAAGCAGAAGCCGTCCAGAAATACGCAAGCCAACTGCCTGCCCTATTCGGACGATTCGGCAAGAATGAAGATTGGAATACAATTGAACAGATTATCAATGACATGGTTTCTCTTCATTCGCATTTGTTGAGTTATTCGAAAGATATCGCCAAAGTCTCACAAATCAAACGCAACCTGTCTGTACAACTAGCTGAAGGGATACAAACATTCAGAGATATTCATGGTCATTCTCTCAATGAAATCTATCGGTATTCGAATGAGCTTATGAATATAGAGCACAAACTTTCCGGCACTCTAGGCATTTCAACAGTAGAGCTTTATATAAATTCTATTGATTGGATAAACACAGGCATATCAAAAGCTCAAACATGGAAAGAGAATTTGGATAAGCTCAAGGACTGGTATCAATGGCTACAAGCTTACCGGACGCTCGACAGGCTTACTATCGGATTTATAGCTGCGGAATATAAAGAGAAGAATATCCCGACCGCTCAACTTGCCAGCAGTTTCTACAAGAGTTTTTATCAGGCTGCCATTCAGTATATCATTTCCAAAGAACCGACTTTGGAGTTATTCAATGGCAAAATATTCAATGATATTATAGCGAAGTACAAGCTAATATCCACTCAATTTGAGGAAACCACTAAAAAGGAATTGTTTGCCAGGTTAGCTTCCAATATTCCATCCTTCACCCATGAGGCTATTCAAAGCTCCGAAGTTGGCATACTCCAGAAGAACATCCGCAACAATGCACGCGGTATATCCATCCGTAAGCTGTTCGACCAAATTCCGACGTTGTTGTCGCGTATGTGCCCGTGCATGCTGATGAGTCCTCTTTCCGTTGCCCAATTCATTGATACGGATGCGGACAAGTTTGACCTGGTAGTCTTTGACGAAGCATCGCAGATGCCGACTTATGAAGCCGTAGGCGCCATTGCCCGAGGCAAGAATGTGGTTATTGTAGGCGACCCAAAACAGATGCCCCCGACAAACTTCTTCTCGGTCAATACCACTGACGAAGAGAATATCGAAATGGAAGATTTGGAGAGTATCCTTGATGATTGCCTCGCCTTGTCCATTCCTTCCAAGTACTTGCTATGGCACTATCGAAGCAAACACGAGAGCCTTATCGCTTTCAGCAATTCCGAATATTACGACAATAAATTGATGACTTTCCCTTCTCCAGACAATATCGAATCCAAGGTCAGAATGGTGAATATCAACGGCTATTATGACAAAGGAAAATCGCGCCAGAACCGGGCGGAAGCACAAGCGGTAGTCGATGAAATAGCAAGAAGACTGAGAAATGATGAATTAAGGAAGAAGAGCATCGGCGTAGTCACTTTCAGCATTGTCCAGCAAGCTTTAATAGAAGATTTGCTGTCCGACCTTTTTATCTTCCATCCCGAACTGGAAACTCTCGCTTTGGAATGTGAAGAGCCGCTATTTATCAAGAACTTGGAGAATGTGCAGGGAGACGAACGGGACGTGATTCTCTTTTCGGTAGGTTACGGCCCGGATGCCGCAGGACGTGTCAGCATGAACTTCGGCCCGCTGAACCGTGCGGGCGGAGAAAGAAGACTCAACGTAGCAGTCTCCCGTGCCCGGTACGAGATGATTATTTACTCTACTCTACGATCGGATATGATAGACTTGAACCGGACTTCTTCCATTGGAGTAGCCGGACTAAAACGTTTCCTCGAATACGCAGAGAGAGGAACAAGGAATGTAATCAACAGTTCAGACAATTCACTATCGGAAACGTCTGCTTCTATCGAAAACATCATTGCCGACAAGTTGCGTTCACTGGGATATACCGTGCATACCGACATCGGATGCTCAGGTTATAAAATAGATATAGGCATAGTAGATACCCAAAACAAGTCTAATTACCAACTCGGCATTATCTGCGACGGGAAGAATTACAAGCGTACTAAAACCGCACGCGACCGGGAAATTGTTCAGAATAATGTCCTGAAAGCACTCGGCTGGAACATCTGCCGCATATGGACAATGGACTGGTGGAAAAAGCCGGATGAAGTAATTGCGTCCATACAGGAAGCAATCTCTCAAAAGAAAGACTCAAAAGCAAGTAATGAAACCTATAATGTTAAGACAAATACTATTCCGGCGGTCATAACAGAAGAAAAACAAGACAAGGAGTCTGTTTCAACCCCCGAAGGGAATACAAATGAGCTTTCATTTCTTCTCAAAGCATCTCCAGTTACTGCTGAAAAGCAACCGACTGCTGTTCCCGTTGCCCCAAGCAGGCAACAGAAGTATAAATCCGCCGAAGTGACTCCGGACAAATATCTGCCTGAAGATTTCTTCCTCACGGAAAGTTCCCCCATCCTTACTTCCCAAATACGGAAAATTATAGAGAACGAAGCTCCTGTCAGCAAATCATTACTCTGCAAGAAAATTCTGTCCGAATGGGGAATCAGCCGTTTGGGTCCACGGATAGAAGCTCACATAGATGCTATTCTCGATACACAGAATATTTGCCGCACGGAACATGACGGATATGTTTATTGCTGGAAAGATAAAGAGCAATGCTATTCATATTCGGCTTACCGCCCGGTTTCCGACCGAGATGTAACAGATATTCCCCCTGAAGAAATAGCCAATGCTATCCGGCAGATACTAACCGACTCCATCAGCCTGCCTGCAGCAGATTTGGTAAAAGCATGTGCGCAGACATTCGGTTTTCCCCGCATGGGTTCGACCATAGACGCTGCCATGCAGAGAGGAATCCGCGAAGCTGTGAAAAGAGATTATGCAAAAATGGAAAATGAACGGGTAACGATTGCCAGTTAA
- a CDS encoding L,D-transpeptidase family protein produces the protein MKSKRLLWRVIIVCAVCLAACKKEKPLSPIPDSLASLQELLNPAYQISSDSIHLIILSYLNENKQATPWDSALVAHYQKNNDFFWLNDSLVSDKPAVQVADSMLYWLENISQHGINPRLYPTDSIRKELQQIRTLQLRDGKTMNRLLADVEYQLTAAYLSYVCKLKFGFLPLGDRWNDSINRIPLKNYDKDFAMAALDSLRMNANMAFHQAQPSSRLYLKMQEELERVNAWGKTDTTDYYRDRLLVNMERARWQYALEKGKKYVVANVAAFMLQAVNEETDSILEMRICVGSVKNKTPLLSSRIYYMELNPYWNVPQSIIRKEIIPTYRRDTTYFTRNRMKVYDNKTGLQVDPHSIKWAKYAGRGVPYTVKQDNKTGNSLGRIIFRFPNPHSVYLHDTPSRWAFTRKNRAVSHGCVRLQKALDFSFFLLNKQDSLLEDRIRIAMDIKPVSEEGKKLPVSAAYRELKHYSLEKYIPLFIDYQTVYLSVDNKLSYCEDIYKYDSSLLKAMDDRNLKP, from the coding sequence ATGAAAAGTAAACGACTGCTTTGGAGAGTGATAATCGTATGTGCTGTTTGTCTGGCTGCATGCAAAAAGGAGAAACCTCTGTCTCCGATACCGGATTCTTTAGCAAGTCTTCAGGAATTGCTTAACCCCGCTTATCAGATTAGTTCGGACAGTATCCATCTGATTATCCTTTCTTATCTGAATGAGAATAAGCAGGCGACTCCATGGGATTCGGCTTTGGTTGCTCACTATCAGAAGAATAATGATTTTTTTTGGCTGAATGATTCGCTGGTGTCGGATAAACCTGCCGTACAAGTGGCAGACTCTATGTTGTATTGGTTGGAGAATATCTCACAACATGGCATCAATCCGCGTCTTTACCCGACGGACAGCATTCGTAAAGAGTTGCAGCAGATACGTACGCTGCAATTGCGGGATGGAAAGACGATGAACCGTCTGTTGGCAGATGTCGAATATCAGTTGACGGCTGCTTATCTTTCCTATGTGTGCAAGTTGAAATTCGGTTTTTTGCCTTTAGGGGATAGATGGAACGATTCAATCAACCGGATACCTTTGAAAAACTATGATAAGGACTTTGCAATGGCTGCTCTGGATTCTCTGCGGATGAATGCAAATATGGCCTTTCATCAAGCACAACCTTCTTCTCGGCTTTATCTGAAAATGCAGGAAGAACTGGAACGTGTGAATGCTTGGGGGAAGACGGATACTACGGATTATTACCGCGACCGCCTATTGGTAAATATGGAACGTGCACGCTGGCAATATGCCTTGGAGAAAGGAAAGAAATATGTAGTAGCCAATGTAGCGGCATTTATGTTACAAGCTGTCAATGAAGAGACGGATTCAATCTTGGAAATGCGTATCTGTGTGGGAAGCGTGAAGAATAAGACGCCCTTGCTGTCGAGCAGAATCTATTATATGGAGCTGAATCCATATTGGAATGTTCCTCAAAGTATTATCCGTAAAGAGATTATCCCTACCTATCGCAGGGATACGACCTATTTTACGCGTAACCGCATGAAGGTATATGATAATAAGACCGGTTTGCAAGTAGACCCTCATAGTATCAAATGGGCTAAGTATGCAGGAAGAGGCGTGCCTTATACTGTAAAGCAGGATAATAAGACAGGAAACTCATTGGGACGTATTATCTTCCGTTTCCCCAATCCTCACTCTGTCTATCTGCATGACACTCCTTCCCGTTGGGCTTTCACACGTAAGAACCGGGCGGTAAGTCATGGCTGTGTACGTCTTCAGAAAGCACTCGATTTTTCATTCTTTCTATTGAACAAGCAGGACTCATTGCTTGAAGACCGTATCCGCATCGCTATGGACATCAAGCCGGTGAGTGAGGAAGGGAAGAAGCTGCCTGTCAGCGCGGCTTACCGTGAACTGAAACATTATAGTTTAGAGAAATATATACCTTTATTTATAGATTATCAGACTGTTTACCTGTCTGTCGATAATAAATTGAGTTATTGTGAGGACATTTATAAATATGATTCGTCTTTATTGAAGGCAATGGACGACCGGAATTTGAAACCATAA